A portion of the Mustela erminea isolate mMusErm1 chromosome 19, mMusErm1.Pri, whole genome shotgun sequence genome contains these proteins:
- the PRRG2 gene encoding transmembrane gamma-carboxyglutamic acid protein 2: MRGYPSLLLLYLGLTTCSDTTPGGEQDQGPGVFLDSPEAQSFLGSHRRIPRANHWDLELLTPGNLERECYEERCSWEEARECFEDNTLTERFWESYIYNGKGGRGRVDVAGLVVGLTSGILLIVLASLGAFWYLHCRPGRGQQPCPQEAELINPLSPLGDLGPPTPLPPPPPPGLPTYEQALAASGVHDAPPPPYTSLRRPR; the protein is encoded by the exons ATGAGGGGCTACCCCTCTCTGCTACTGCTGTACTTGGGACTGACCACCTGCTCAGACACCACACCTGGTGGGGAGCAAGACCAAG GTCCAGGAGTCTTCTTGGACTCCCCAGAGGCCCAGAGCTTTCTAGGAAGCCATAGACGGATTCCACGAGCCAATCACTGGGACCTGGAGCTGCTCACGCCAGGGAACCTAGAACGAGAGTGTTATGAGGAGCGATGTTCCTGGGAGGAGGCGAGGGAGTGTTTTGAGGACAATACTCTGACG GAGCGCTTTTGGGAGAGCTACATCTACAATGGCAAAGGAG GGCGTGGACGAGTAGACGTAGCAGGCCTGGTGGTTGGGCTGACGTCTGGGATCCTGCTCATTGTCCTGGCCAGCTTGGGAGCCTTTTGGTATCTGCATTGCCGACCGGGCAGAGGCCAGCAGCCCTGTCCCCAAGA AGCTGAGCTCATTAATCCCCTGAGTCCCCTGGGCGACCTAGGCCCGCCGACgcccctgcctccacccccacccccaggcctccccACCTACGAGCAGGCGCTGGCGGCCTCTGGGGTGCATGATGCACCTCCGCCCCCCTACACCAG CCTTAGGAGGCCTCGGTGA